The sequence below is a genomic window from Clostridium putrefaciens.
GAGATCCTATGGCCTGACCTACAAAGTTTATTTTAAACCCCTTAACTTTAAATTCTTTTTCGATTAAAGACTTTAAGAAAAGTGCATCATCTAAGCAATCACCATGGCTTATAAAAATCATTTGATCCTCAGGGTTAACAACCCTATCTTTAAAGGTATCAAACAAAGTCCTTATAGCTTTCTTTCTACCTTTTACTTTAGTAAAGGGTATAAGTTCTCCTAGATCATTCACGTAAAGTATAGGCTTAATATCAAGTATTGTTCCAAGAAAGGCACTAGTAGGAGATATCCTCCCACCTCTTTTTAGGTGATTTAAGTCATCTACAGTAAAAAAGTGATTTACCTTAAGCTTGTTATCTTCAACCCAGGCTATGATTTCATCCTTAGAAGACCCAGTATTAAGCATTTCATATGCATGATAAACTATAAGACCTACCCCGAGTGAAGCTGAACGGGTATCTATGATGGTTATATCAGCATCAGGGTATTTTTCTAATATCTCACTTTTAGCAATAAGTGAACTATTATATGTTCCACTTAAAGCAGAAGAAAATGCTAGGTAAATTATAGATTTATTTTCTTTAACATGCTTTTCAAATTCTTCAAAGAATCTGTATGAGTTTATTTGAGATGTAGTAGGCATTTCACCATTTCTTACACCATCGTAGAAAGCCTTATAGCTTAAGGTTTGGCCGAAGTCTTCCACGTAGTCATTTCCTTTAAAGTTAGAAACTAATCCTAGAAATGACACCTTTGCATCTCTAATGTAGTCTAAAGGAAGATCACAACTAGAATCCGTAATTATAACTATATCCATATATAATCTCCTTGCTTAAATTATTTTGTAGTATGTTCTCTGATTTAAATAACGTATAATAAAAACTACTTTTACAGCCTATTATACTATTATATCATTATAAATTAAGTCTAAACAAGTTTTATAAATACAATAGCCCTATATTATGTAAGTTTTAAAATTCATTAATATAAAATAATAAAGATAATAACTTTAATATAGATTTATATATAAAAATAGCTACCTAATGGATGCTAATAAATATAGCAAGCTAAAGGTAGCTATTTAATGTAAATAAAAATAACTTATTTTAATAATTCTATTAACTTTTCTTCTATGTATGATTTTAATTCCTTTTCACCTATAAACACATTGTCATCAATATCGCTAGGCTTTACCCTAAAGAAATTAATTATAAGCTTGTTTTCTTTTATGAAGTATTCATCTAAATGTAGTGGAGAGAAAACAACCTCTAAGGTATCATATTTATTTTGGGGAACCTTTTCATTTAATATATCTACAAGGTAATCTAAGTTTAATTTCTTTAATGGATTTATCATAAGACTTACATATTCTAAGTCTTCCATCATCCACATGTTATTATTCCAGAATCTTTTTTCTTTTTTACTTCCTGAGGATAGGAGTTCTCTATTTTTTATAGCACTTAAAACCTTTCTTACAGACTCCTCATTAAATTCTTCATCGTAAGCTATTTTAAATGCATCCATTTTGGCTACATCATAAAAAAACACCTCAGCTACCTTTTCTCTCTCACTAGTTGCCTGCCAAAAATATAGCATAGCTTCTAATACATCAACATTCTTTTTAATAGTTTGTAACATTTATATATCCTCCTTTAAAAAACCTTATATAATAATATTTCTATAACGTTTTCTAAAAACCTTTAAATAATTAAATTTAATTATTTGAATATTAATAATAAGACTTAATTATTTAAAAAGTTAGTAATAATATTTAAAATGTTTAACCGTGTAAGTAGTGTTATTATAATAATTAAAAGGATATTAATTAACAAGGGTTTTGTTTAATCCACATAGAAATAGATAGTTATAAGAGTTATCCACAATTTTATTTATTTTAATAGTGAAATTGTGAATGATTTTTTATTTTAAAAGAAAGGCCGTGAATAATTTATGAAAATTATGCACACATCTGACTGGCATTTAGGAAAATACTTAGATGGCATAAAAAATAGTAGGCTTGAAGAACAAGAAGAGTTTCTAAATGAATTTATAGATATAGTAGAAAAAGAAAGTATAGATATGATTATAATAGCTGGAGATATATATGATAATGGAAACCCTCCAGCTAAGGCAGAAAGATTATTATATGAATCACTAAAAAAACTTAGTAATAATGGTAAAAGGCCTATAATAATAATAGCGGGTAATCATGATAATCCTGAAAGACTTATGTCCATAAGTCCACTTGCTTTAGAATATGGAATAATTATAATAGGTACACCTAAAAACATAGTTGAAATAGGTAGATATGGTGTTTGTGATGTAGTGGATTCTGGAGAAGGATTTATAGAAATAGAGCTAAATGGTGAAAAGGCTGTAATAATAACATTAGCTTATCCTAGTGAAAAGAGACTTAATGAAGTATTTATATTTGAAGATGACGATAATGAGAGAATGGTTAGCTATTCAGAAAAAATAGGAGAAATTTTCAATAAGCTTTCAAAAAATTACCGTGAAGATACTATAAACATAGCTACTTCACATATCTTTGTAAATGGTGGCATAACATCAGATTCTGAGCGGAGTATAGAACTTGGAGGTAGCCTTGCAGTAAGTGCCTTAAATTTACCAAAGAAAGCCCAATATATAGCATTAGGACATTTGCATAGACCTCAAAGAGTTGGAAATACAAGTAATGCCTATTATGCCGGATCCCCTATTCAATACAGTAAAAGTGAAATTAATTATGCTAAATCAGTATATAAGGTGGAGGTTGTTCCAAAAAAGGAAGCTAAGGTTGAAAGGATACTTTTAAGTAATTATAAACCTATTGAGATATGGAAGTTTGAAAGCATAGAAGAGGCTATTGAAAAGTGTAAAGATGAATCTAATAGAGATTGCTGGGTGTATATTAAGGTTAAAACAGATGAGTATATAAACCAGGAATATATAAAACTTATGAATGAATATAAGAAGGATATAATTGAAATAATCCCAGATATAAAGGAAAAGGAAGAGAGTGAAAGTCCTACTGAAGATTTAAGAGAAAGGTCTATGAAAGAACAATTTAGTGAATTTTACCTAAAAAGAAGAGGATATGATATAAGTGATGAACTTTTAGAATTATTTTTGTCTATAGTAAGCGAGGATGAAAAAGAAGATTAGGAGTGGTTATATGAAACCTAGAAAGCTGATAATAAAAGGTTTAAATAGTTTTGTAGAAGAACAAACAATTGATTTTGAAAGCTTAACAGCTAAAGGTTTATTTGGTATATTTGGACCTACAGGAAGTGGTAAGTCTACAATATTAGATGCAATAACCCTAGCGCTTTATGGTGATATATCAAGAGATTCAAAAGAATATATAAATAGTTTTTGTAGTGGGGTAAGTGTTAGCTATGAGTTTGAAATTGGAGCTGCTGGTTATAGAAAGATATATGTTGCAGATAGAGTAGTAAATAAAGATAAAAATGGGCTTTATAAATTAAAGACTTGTAGACTTTTAGAAAAAGGTGGCGAAGATTTAATACCAATTGCAGAAGGTGCAAGAGATGTTAAAGCAAAGGTTGAAGAGATAATAGGTCTTAAATCAGAAGATTTCACAAGGTCTGTAGTACTGCCACAAGGTAGGTTTAGTGATTTTTTAAAGCTATCTGGTGTAGATAGAAGAAATATGTTAGAGAGAATTTTTAACCTTAAAAAATATGGAATAGTTCTATCAGAAAAGATTAAGAAAGAGAGAAAGGTAAGAAATGAAGAATTAAGTGTACTAAACACTCGAATTGATTCTATAAGTGTAAGAGGTGTATCAAAAGAAAATTATAAGTTAATAGAAGATGAAATAAACAGGTTAAAAACAAATGAAGTTTCAATTAGAAATGAAAAGGAAAATATAGATAAGCAATATGAGCACTACAATAATTTGTGGTCCCTAAAAAGCGAGCTTTTAAATTATGAAGATAAGCAAAAAGAATTATTAAAAGAAAAGTGTGTTATGGATGAAAAGTCCTGTAAGGTTCTTAAAGGTAAAAGAGCTAATTTGGTTAAGCCATTTATAGATGATTATATAGAAACAGAGGAATCATTACTAAACTTAGAAAAACAATATACATCTACAGAGCTAAGCTTAAACGACTTAGAAAAAAACATCGAAGAATCTAAAAAGTCCTATAAAGAGGCACTTATATTAAAAGATAAAGAACTTCCAATACTTATAGAAAAAGAAACACAGGCTAAAAGAGCATTTGATTTAGAAAAGAGCATACAAGATTTAAAAAGGGATAGAGATGAATTAAGAAATAACTTTATCATTATACGAGATAAGTTAAATAAGTTAAATGTTTTAGAAGAAGAATCTAAAATAATAATTAGTGAAAGTAATGTATCAATAGAGGACTTAGAAAATAAAATTGAGGCCTCTAGGGTGGACCCAGAAATAAGGGAAAAGGTATTAAAAGGATCTATAATGTATATGGAAAAGGTAAAAAAGATAGAAGAAAAAGATAAGTTACAAAATAGATATAATAAAATTTATAAAGACCACGCAAAATGTAAAGAAGAGAAGGTCCTATTAGAGGATATCATTATAAATATAGAAAAAGACATAAAGGAAATAGAGCAAAAGTTAAAAGCTATAGAAAATGATTTTAGTAAAGATAAAGATAATAGCGTGGACCTTGAAAAAAGGGATACCTATCTTAGTATGGCAGTGACTCAGTATGAGGAAATAATAACTTCTACCAATAAAATTGAAGGTGATATTGAATCTATTAAGATAAGGAATGTACAAATAAGCGACGAAAAGGTGGAATTAGAAGATCAAAAGGAATTATTAAAGGTTAAATTAAATAAGGTTACTAGAGAAATTGAAAGTTTAAATAAAGAAAATTTAGCATATAGCATACTAGAAGATTTAAAGGAAGGTGACAGCTGTCCTGTATGTGGATCAACCCATCATATTAAGTACGCAGAAAGTAAGGATGAAAGTTTAATATTAGAAAGTAATAATTTAAAAGAAGAATATGAAGGTGAGTTATTAAAGGTAGAAAATAATTTAAAAGATATAGAAAGTAATATAATTAAAAATCAAACATTTGAAGAGACTTATTTAGCTGAACTTAAAAGGTTGAAGTTTAGGTTAGAATCTTTAAATTTAAATGATTTTATTGATTTAGAAGGAAGAGCACCATCACCAGAATATCTTTATCAGTATTATGAGAACTTTAAAAAGGAGCATGAAGAGATTAAAGTATCTAGAGAACTTCATGAAAAGAAAAAGGAAGGTTTAGAAGGTGAATTAAAAGAAAAGAAAGATATTTTATCAATAAATAAACTTAATTATGAAAAAATAAAATCAGAGCTTAGTTCTGAAGAAAAGGGTCTAATTAATATTAAAGATGATATTGATGAAATTTTAGAAAATATAATATCCCTAGAGATCATATTAAAAGATATAACAGAAGAAATCAATATAGAAGACTTCACATTAGAAAGCAAAAACGTAACAGAAAAGGATAAGTTATTATCTACATTTCAAAATGAAAATAAAGAGTTAAAGCAAAGGTTAGATAAATATCAAAAGCAAAATGAACAATATAAAAGGGATATAAACTTACTAAATATTGAAAAGGCTAAAATAGAAGAGTCAGGTAAAGAAAAGAAATTAATATTAGATAAGTATATTTCTGAAAGAGAAATACTTACAGAGGGTAAAGATGCTAAAGATTATATAAAAGAAATTATAAATAGAAAGCAATTTATAATTTCAAATGAAGCTAATTTAAAGAGATTATTAGAAGAACTCAATATAAATAAGATAAGTCTTAATGATAAGTACATATCATTAAAGCAGAATCTATTAAATTTAAAGGATAAAATGATAAGGTGCCAAGATAATCTATTAAATGCATTAAAAGAAAATCAATTTGAATCAAAGGAAGAAGTAATCACATTTGTTATAGATGAAGCAAAAGTTATTTCATTAGAAAATGAAATAGATAGTTATGAAAAGTCATTAAATGATTTAAAATCAAACATAAAAAATATCAACTTAAAGTTAAATGGGCAAGATATAAATAAGGACCTTTTCGAAGAGGTTAAACATAAAAGAAGCTATTTAAGTGGTATCTTAGAAGACTTAATAAAGTCTGTAGCGTCAAAGGAACAAGTCTTAAAGGATATGGAAAGAGATTTAAAGGAGCTTAAAGATATACAAAAGCAGCAGAAGAGCATGGCGTATTTATGTAGTAACTTAGATGAACTTACAAAGCTTATAGAAGGGAATAAATTTGTTGAATACGTAGCCCAAAGTCAGCTTAAATATATATGTATAGAAGCATCTAAAAGGCTTAAAGATATTACAAGAGGAAGATATGCTTTAGAGCTTGATGAAAGCGGAGGATTCATAATGAGAGATGACTTCAATGGAGGATACAGAAGATCTGCTAGTACACTATCTGGAGGAGAGACATTTTTAACATCACTTGCTTTAGCTTTATCTTTATCTTCCCAAATTCAGCTTAAAGGAAGTGCTCCATTAGAATTCTTTTTCCTTGATGAAGGGTTTGGTAGCTTAGACACTTCATTAATAGATACAGTAATAAGTTCACTTGAGTCATTAAGGTCAGATAAATTATCTATAGGACTTATAAGCCATGTAGAAGATCTTAAAAATAGGGTCCCTATAAAGTTAATTGTAGATAATCATTCTAATGGCAAAATGGGGAGCTTTGTTAAGATTGAATTAACATAAATAAATAAATATGCATATATCCCCCCATAAATGCATAAATATCAATATGGTTTAGAATATTATATTAAGTCTGTCTATTAAGACTATTAAAAAGATGAATTGGTATATCATTGTTATTAAACGTATAATTAAGCTATAAAGTATGCATATTTTTAACAATGAAGCCACTTATTTATAATACATAAAAGGGGGAGTAATTATGGACTTATTACCTATAGTTAAAAGCATTAATGACGTTCTTTGGGGATACATATTAGTTTTCTTACTTTGTGGTACAGGAATATTCTTCACAATTAAACTTAGGTTTGTACAAGTTAGAAAGTTTAAAGAAGGTTGGAAGAGAGTATTTGGTGGCTTAAGTTTAAGAGGCGAAAGAGCAGGTAAAGATGGTATGTCATCTTTCCAAGCTTTAAGTACAGCTATAGCAGCTCAAGTTGGAACAGGAAATCTTGCAGGAGCAGCAACAGCTATAGCATCTGGTGGGCCTGGAGCTATATTTTGGATGTGGGTAAGTGCCTTCTTTGGAATGGCTACTATATTTGCAGAAGCAACATTATCACAAGTATATAAACAAAGAATTGATGGAGATATTACAGGAGGACCTGCATACTACATAAGTAAGGGTTTAAATAGTAAGTTTTTAGCTGGATTCTTCTCAGTTGCTATAATATTTGCATTAGGATTTATGGGAAATATGGTTCAATCAAATTCTATAGGAGTAGCTTTTAATACTGCATTTGGAGTAAATCCAGTGATAGTGGGTATAGTAATTGCAGTAATCGCTGGCTTTATATTTATAGGTGGAGTAGGTAGAATAGCATCTGTTACTGAAAAGGTTGTACCTTTAATGGCGGCATTTTACTTATTAGGAGGACTTATTATATTAATTTTAAACCATACTAACGTATTACCATCATTTAAGATGATATTTGTTGGAGCATTTAAACCTGAGGCAGTTCTAGGTGGTGCTATTGGAATTAGTGTTAAACAAGCTGTTAGATACGGTGTTTCAAGAGGATTATTCTCTAATGAAGCTGGTATGGGATCCACACCTCATGCTCATGCTGTAGCAAAGGTTAATCATCCTGGAGAACAAGGTACAGTAGCTATAGTTAGTGTATTTTTAGATACATTTATAGTTCTTACTATGACAGCTTTAGTTATATTATCAACAGGAGCTTTAGATACTGGAGCTACAGGAATTGAACTTACACAAAATGCATTTTCTCTAGGATTTAAGAGTTTAGGTAACTTTGGAAATGTATTTATTGCTATATGTTTATTGTTCTTTGCATTTTCTACTATAATAGGTTGGTACTTCTTTGCAGAAGCAAACGTAAAGTATCTTTTTGGAAATAAACATTTAAATATATTTAGACTGTTAGTTCTAATATGTATAGTAGCTGGATCTGCTTTAAAAGTTGATTTAGTTTGGGAACTTGCAGATACATTCAATGGACTTATGGTTATACCTAACCTTATAGCACTTATATTCTTGTCATCTAAGGTTAGTACTAGTTTAAAAGATTATGAGTCAGGAAATTATAAATTAAAAGATTATTAATTCATATATTAAAATCTTAAATTTAAAGGTAGCTACTAAAGGTGGTATCTACCTTTTTAAACGCATTTTATACTTATATAGACTACAATAAAAGTAAATATTTACATTAATATGGCAATATGGTATTGTATATATGAAAAGAAAGACAATGGATGTATTGTAATGGATATTCAATGACTGAACAAAGTAATAATTATAAATAATAAATTAACAAGGTAAGAAGTTAATATTAAGTTAACTTCTTACTTTATATAGGAGGAATTTATGAGAAAGATTAAGGCACTGATAAAATATAACTTTTTAAATTTGCACAGAATTTTTATCATAATTATAATGATGCTATTATTCCTATTTGGTATCCAGCAACAGTTATGGGCCTCAAGGATATCTGGTGAATTTCACCTAAATCTTATTACATTTTTAAAGACCTCTTGGCTACCAATCAATTTAATATACATACCAATTTTGATAATAAATGAAATAATAAGTAGTAGCGACCAGGAGATATTTCATGTGCTTAATATTTCTAAAAAGGAAAGATTTTTAGGCAAGCTTTTCACAAGCTCAGTTATAAATTTAGCTATAATAATAATAAATGTTTTAATATTGGTTGGAGTTGCAATTATAGCAAAAGCACCCCTTAAATATTCCTTGCATCTAATTTCTATGTTTTTATTAAATATATGTACTGGGCTTTTTTGTTTTAGTGCCATTGGCCTATTAATTGGTGAAACAATATCAAAATTCAGATATAGGGTTCTTTCTTATGTACTAATAATTTTGTTTTTTCTAGGTACAAATAATTTCTTTAAAGAACCTAATATACTTACGCCAATTATGAAATTCGATCCATTATCAAGCACCTTTGAGTTATTTTCTTTAGATAAACTAACCCTTTATCATTTTATGCTTTGGAATTTAATAGGATTACTTGCAATGTATTTAATATATAACATTAAAGATTTACAATTTTTGAAGTTTAAAAATAAGATAATGTTATGCTTTTTAGTAATTGCTATTTTGTATTGCCTTTTTGTAGGTTCAAAGTATAATCCCGACAGGTATTTTATTCTAAAAGACAATATTAATGAAAACTACGAGAAAGAGTCTAATCTTAGTGAAGGATTTACAATTGAAAGTTATAATATGAAGTTGAAGTTAAAAGATATAGTTTCTAATGATTGTAATATGGACATTATAATTAATAATAAAAACTTAAATAAATTAACTTTAAGCTTATATCATACTTTGAAGGTATCAAGTATAAATGTAAATGAAAAAGAGGTTGAATTCTCATCTAAAGATGATACTTTAACTATATTATTAGGAGATCAATATAAAGAAGGGGAAAAGATAAAGGTTTCTATAAAATATTCAGGAATAATTAATACTGTAGATAAGCAGGGCATTAAAAGATTCTTCGTAAACAACCATTCCTTATTTTTAGCGGACTATTTTCCTTGGTATCCGAAATCAGAGTGGATGGGAAACACTAAAAAATATGAAGTTGAAATAGAAGATAATAATGGAAGAGTATATTCAAGCCTTAATGAAAAGGATAATGGCATTTTTGAAGGTGAAGGCAAGGAAATATTTTTAGTTAAGAATATATTACTTTCAAATCACCTATATAAAGGTATAGAACTTGTAGGAAAGGCTGAGGAAATAAAAACCGATGTTCAATGTGAAAAGATTATGAATGCAGTTAATAGAATGGGTGATGGGGTAAACGATTACAAAAGATTAATCTTAACGCCTCAAAGAGATAAAGAATATCTTCTATATAATTTGTATGAGGATCAAGTTATATTTGGCATTCACGATACAGATGAAGTTTTGCAGTATGGGAGGTAAAAAGGTGAGTAAAATAGTTGTAGAAAATTTATCTTATAAATACAGAAAGACTAAAGCACTAAGTAATATTAACTTTGAGGTAACTGATGGATTAATTGGTGTTCTTGGAGCTAATGGTGCTGGAAAAAGCACTCTTATGAAGTTACTAACCACATTACTAAAAGTTAAGGATGGAGATATTAGTATTGATGGTACAAGCTATAAAAAGGGTATAGATAAAATTAGGGGTAATCTCGGTTATTTGCCACAAAATTTTATGGTTTATGAATCTTTAACAGGAAGAGAATTATTAGATATTTTAGCTACCATTAAAACAGATTATAACAAGGAAGAAAAAGGTGCACATATAGAAGACATAATTAGAGATTTTGATATGCAAGATTATATAGATAAAAAGATTAAAGAGTATTCAGGAGGTATGAAACAAAAACTAGGCTTTGCCCAGGCAATAATTGGTGACCCAAAGATTATTATAATGGATGAACCTACTGTTGGGTTAGACCCAGAACAAAGAAACATAATAAGAGACTTATTTCCTTCTATGTCTAGTGGTAGAATAGTTTTTGTTACTACGCATATTGTGGAGGACATAGAGAATTATTGTAATTACTTATTGGTATTAAATAAAGGAAGCCTAATTTTTAAAGGAAGTAAAGATGACTTTATTAATGAAGTAAAAGGATACTTATGGGAAGGTGTCCTTCCTATAAATGATGTTATAGTCCTAAAAACGCAGGCTAAATTAATTAGTTCAATACCTAGTGGGGACAATATAAAGGTAAGGTATATCTCAAAAGAAGATTTAAAGTATAATGCCACCGCTATAGATATCTCATTACAAGATGCTTATATAATTCATTGCACACTATATGATCATGCCTTAAAAGATGCTTAATTATTATAAAGGTCATATTAATAATATATTTAGCTTTAACATTTTTAATGCTTTATTTGTTTTAACAGCTGTTCTTAATGGGATGTTACTATTATCAGTTAAGTTTAATCATGTGAATTTTGGGCACAACTCACCAGTAAATAACCTATTTTCAATTTGTGACTTTTATTTATTGATAATATATGTGATCTTAATTATATTTACTATAGGTTTAGATTTTAAAAATAGCATGAGTCATATTAGTCTTTCTGCAAGTAAAGGTAAAAGTAATGACTATGTGGTAAAGAAAGTAATAACTATAATAAGTAAGTATGGTATATGCTATGCCATATCATTAATAAACATAATTTATTGTTTCAATAAAGTTACAGATAAAAATAGCCAAATACAATATCGCTTAGAACTGTTAATAATGAGCTCTATTATAACCACTATTTTTGTTACTAGTATAACTATATTTTTCATTGTTTTAATAAAGGATATCCCTAAAACCATTATAGTTGTAACTTCACTTTATTTTGTATTAGAGTATTTATGGAGGGGAAAAATAACACAAAAATATGGAATATTAGCTCATAGATTTTATTGGGATTTCAAAAAAATGGGGTTTAATATTAGAGTGAAGCTAGTGTATTTAGCTATATCCATAATACTACTTATATTCTCTTACTTTTGGCTGGGAAGAGCATCAAAAAATGATCATAATGGATTGTGATTAGAAATAGATCATATTCTATTACTCTTATTATACTTTGATATAGGGAATCCTTTTTTAGTATATATATATTTATAGTAACATTTCGTATTCATAAGGTAGCTACCAAATATGGTAGCTACTTTTTAAAAAGTATTTTACACTTTATATTGCAATGTATAAAAGGTAAAATATA
It includes:
- a CDS encoding ATP-binding cassette domain-containing protein; this encodes MSKIVVENLSYKYRKTKALSNINFEVTDGLIGVLGANGAGKSTLMKLLTTLLKVKDGDISIDGTSYKKGIDKIRGNLGYLPQNFMVYESLTGRELLDILATIKTDYNKEEKGAHIEDIIRDFDMQDYIDKKIKEYSGGMKQKLGFAQAIIGDPKIIIMDEPTVGLDPEQRNIIRDLFPSMSSGRIVFVTTHIVEDIENYCNYLLVLNKGSLIFKGSKDDFINEVKGYLWEGVLPINDVIVLKTQAKLISSIPSGDNIKVRYISKEDLKYNATAIDISLQDAYIIHCTLYDHALKDA
- a CDS encoding AAA family ATPase, coding for MKPRKLIIKGLNSFVEEQTIDFESLTAKGLFGIFGPTGSGKSTILDAITLALYGDISRDSKEYINSFCSGVSVSYEFEIGAAGYRKIYVADRVVNKDKNGLYKLKTCRLLEKGGEDLIPIAEGARDVKAKVEEIIGLKSEDFTRSVVLPQGRFSDFLKLSGVDRRNMLERIFNLKKYGIVLSEKIKKERKVRNEELSVLNTRIDSISVRGVSKENYKLIEDEINRLKTNEVSIRNEKENIDKQYEHYNNLWSLKSELLNYEDKQKELLKEKCVMDEKSCKVLKGKRANLVKPFIDDYIETEESLLNLEKQYTSTELSLNDLEKNIEESKKSYKEALILKDKELPILIEKETQAKRAFDLEKSIQDLKRDRDELRNNFIIIRDKLNKLNVLEEESKIIISESNVSIEDLENKIEASRVDPEIREKVLKGSIMYMEKVKKIEEKDKLQNRYNKIYKDHAKCKEEKVLLEDIIINIEKDIKEIEQKLKAIENDFSKDKDNSVDLEKRDTYLSMAVTQYEEIITSTNKIEGDIESIKIRNVQISDEKVELEDQKELLKVKLNKVTREIESLNKENLAYSILEDLKEGDSCPVCGSTHHIKYAESKDESLILESNNLKEEYEGELLKVENNLKDIESNIIKNQTFEETYLAELKRLKFRLESLNLNDFIDLEGRAPSPEYLYQYYENFKKEHEEIKVSRELHEKKKEGLEGELKEKKDILSINKLNYEKIKSELSSEEKGLINIKDDIDEILENIISLEIILKDITEEINIEDFTLESKNVTEKDKLLSTFQNENKELKQRLDKYQKQNEQYKRDINLLNIEKAKIEESGKEKKLILDKYISEREILTEGKDAKDYIKEIINRKQFIISNEANLKRLLEELNINKISLNDKYISLKQNLLNLKDKMIRCQDNLLNALKENQFESKEEVITFVIDEAKVISLENEIDSYEKSLNDLKSNIKNINLKLNGQDINKDLFEEVKHKRSYLSGILEDLIKSVASKEQVLKDMERDLKELKDIQKQQKSMAYLCSNLDELTKLIEGNKFVEYVAQSQLKYICIEASKRLKDITRGRYALELDESGGFIMRDDFNGGYRRSASTLSGGETFLTSLALALSLSSQIQLKGSAPLEFFFLDEGFGSLDTSLIDTVISSLESLRSDKLSIGLISHVEDLKNRVPIKLIVDNHSNGKMGSFVKIELT
- a CDS encoding exonuclease SbcCD subunit D, which gives rise to MKIMHTSDWHLGKYLDGIKNSRLEEQEEFLNEFIDIVEKESIDMIIIAGDIYDNGNPPAKAERLLYESLKKLSNNGKRPIIIIAGNHDNPERLMSISPLALEYGIIIIGTPKNIVEIGRYGVCDVVDSGEGFIEIELNGEKAVIITLAYPSEKRLNEVFIFEDDDNERMVSYSEKIGEIFNKLSKNYREDTINIATSHIFVNGGITSDSERSIELGGSLAVSALNLPKKAQYIALGHLHRPQRVGNTSNAYYAGSPIQYSKSEINYAKSVYKVEVVPKKEAKVERILLSNYKPIEIWKFESIEEAIEKCKDESNRDCWVYIKVKTDEYINQEYIKLMNEYKKDIIEIIPDIKEKEESESPTEDLRERSMKEQFSEFYLKRRGYDISDELLELFLSIVSEDEKED
- a CDS encoding alanine/glycine:cation symporter family protein, which codes for MDLLPIVKSINDVLWGYILVFLLCGTGIFFTIKLRFVQVRKFKEGWKRVFGGLSLRGERAGKDGMSSFQALSTAIAAQVGTGNLAGAATAIASGGPGAIFWMWVSAFFGMATIFAEATLSQVYKQRIDGDITGGPAYYISKGLNSKFLAGFFSVAIIFALGFMGNMVQSNSIGVAFNTAFGVNPVIVGIVIAVIAGFIFIGGVGRIASVTEKVVPLMAAFYLLGGLIILILNHTNVLPSFKMIFVGAFKPEAVLGGAIGISVKQAVRYGVSRGLFSNEAGMGSTPHAHAVAKVNHPGEQGTVAIVSVFLDTFIVLTMTALVILSTGALDTGATGIELTQNAFSLGFKSLGNFGNVFIAICLLFFAFSTIIGWYFFAEANVKYLFGNKHLNIFRLLVLICIVAGSALKVDLVWELADTFNGLMVIPNLIALIFLSSKVSTSLKDYESGNYKLKDY
- a CDS encoding DegV family protein, which translates into the protein MDIVIITDSSCDLPLDYIRDAKVSFLGLVSNFKGNDYVEDFGQTLSYKAFYDGVRNGEMPTTSQINSYRFFEEFEKHVKENKSIIYLAFSSALSGTYNSSLIAKSEILEKYPDADITIIDTRSASLGVGLIVYHAYEMLNTGSSKDEIIAWVEDNKLKVNHFFTVDDLNHLKRGGRISPTSAFLGTILDIKPILYVNDLGELIPFTKVKGRKKAIRTLFDTFKDRVVNPEDQMIFISHGDCLDDALFLKSLIEKEFKVKGFKINFVGQAIGSHSGPGTLTLFFIGNNRSL